A segment of the Rhodospirillales bacterium genome:
CCGGTCATCACCGGCGCCGGCGGCATGATCACCGACTGGCAGGGACAGCCGCTGGACCTTGCGTCCGACGGGCGGGTGCTCGCGGCGGGAGACCCCGCCATTCATGCCGCGGCCCGGGAGGCGTTGGCCGCTTGAGGGTTCTTGTGGCCGCCATGACGGCACTTGCGCTCGGCGCCGTTTTCCTCCTGACGGGGGCGCCGGCGCCGGTGCGCGCCGAAGCGGACACCGTTCATGTGAGCCATGCGATCGCCATGCACGGCGAGCCGAAATACGACGCGACTTTCGAGCATTTCGACTACGTCAACCCGGACGCCCCGAAAGGCGGCAGCATGCGGCTCGGCGTGCAGGGCACGTTCGACAGCTTCAATCCGTTCATCATCCGCGGCAATCCTTTCTCCGCCATCGGCGTCGAGACGTTGACCGTCTCCAGCGCCGACGAGCCGTTCACCCGATATGGCCTGATCGCCGAACGAATTGCCTGGCCGGAGGATCGGTCTTGGGTGACGTTCACGCTTCGCCCGGAAGCACGATGGCACGACGGCACGCCGATCACCGTCGAGGACGTGATCTTTTCGTTCGAGACCTTGAAGGCAGAGGGCGCTCCGTTCTACCGCTTCTATTACGCCTCCATCGTCGCCGCCGAGAATGTCGGCGACCGCGCGGTCAAATTCACCTTCGCCGAAGCCGGCAACCGCGAGTTGCCGCTGATCGCCGGCGAGATCCCGATCCTCTCCAAGGCCTATTGGCAGGATCGGGACTTCACCAGCACCACCTTGGAGCCGCCGCTGGCCAGTGGACCCTATAAGATCACCCAGTTCGAGGCAGGGCGCTTTGTGGTGACCGAGCGCGTCGCCGACTATTGGGGCAAGGATCTCGCCGTCAACCAGGGGATCAACAACTTCGACCAGCTCCGCTACGAGTACTTCCGCGACGACACGGTGATCCGCCAGGCCCTCAAGGCCGGCGTGCTCGACTACCGCGAGGAGAACCAGGCCAAGGCGTGGGCTCTCGATTACGATGTGCCGGCTGTACGGGAGGGCCTGCTCAAGAAAGAGCTGATCCCGCACATGAACCCGACCGGCATGCAGGCTTTCGCGTACAATACGCGCCGGCCGCCGTTCCAGGATCCGAAGGTCCGGGAGGCTCTGGCGTACGCGTTCGATTTTGAGTGGACCAACCGCGCATTGTTCTTCGGCCAGTACACCCGCACCGAAAGTTATTTCTCCAACTCCGAGCTCGCGTCCACCGGGTTGCCGACCGAGGCGGAACTGGCGATCCTCGAGCCGTTCCGCGGAAGCCTCCCCGAGCGCGTGTTCACGCAAGCCTACCGGCCGCCGCAGACCGACGGCTCCGGCTGGCCGCGGGACAACCTGAAAACCGCGTTCGCGCTTCTCGAGGAGGCGGGCTGGGAAGTCCGCGACATGAAGCTGGTCAACGTGGAGACCGGCCAGCCGATGCGCTTCGAGATCCTGTTGGTGAGCCCGGCGTTCGAGCGCGTCGTGCTGCCGTTCGTCCGCAACCTCGGACGGCTCGGTATCGAGGTCAGCGTCCGCCTTGTCGACCAGTCCCAGTACATCAACCGCATCCGCGACTTCGACTTCGACATGATCATCGCGGTTTGGGGCCAGTCGGAATCGCCGGGCAACGAACAGCGGGACTTCTGGGGTTCGAAAGCGGCAGACCTGCCGGGTTCGCGCAATTATACCGGGGTATCGACCCCGGTGGTCGACGAGTTGATCGAAATGATCATCCAGGCCCCCGACCGCGAGAGCCTCGTCACCCGCACGCGCGCCCTCGACCGGGTGTTGCTGTGGGGTTTCTATGTCATTCCCAACTGGCACATCCGGTTCGACCGCATCCTCTACTGGGACAAATTCGACCGTCCGGAGGTGACGCCGCCGCGCGGCACCTCCATCAGCTACTGGTGGTACGACCCGGACGAGGTCGCGCGCCTCAATCAGCGCATTTTCGAGCAGGAGACGCAGCGCCTGGAGCGGGACGATCCGAAACGCATGGGGATGATCGGCGCATGGGCGGCGGGGTTGAGCGCCGTCGGCTTGCTGGCCTTCTATTTCGTGCTCAAGCGGCGACGGTCCAGGTAGGGGCGGGAGCGGCCAATGGCAGCCTACATCATTCGGCGCCTGTTGCTCATCGTCCCGACCCTGGTGGCGATCATGCTGATCAATTTTTTGATCATCCAGACCGCCCCCGGCGGCCCGATCGAGCAGATCATCGCCGATCTCACCGGCGAGGGCTCACCGGCGATCGAGCGGGTGACCCGCGCCGGCGGCGGCGAAACCTTGGGGAGCGGCGGCGGCGGCCAGGGCGCCGGGGCGACGAACACGGGCTTCACCAGCAAATACCGTGGCGCCCAGGGCCTGGATCCCGCGTTCATCCGGCAACTGGAACAACAGTTCGGCTTCGACAAGCCCCTACATGAGCGCTTCCTCGCCATGATGGGCAACTACCTCGTCTTCGACTTCGGCGAGAGCTACTTCCGCAACGCCTCGGTCGTCGATCTGGTGCTGGACAAGATGCCGGTGTCGGTCTCTCTCGGACTGTGGACGACACTGTTGACCTACCTCATCTCCATCCCGCTCGGCATCGCAAAGGCGACCCGCGACGGCTCGCGCTTCGATATCTGGACCAGCGCCGTGGTGATCGTCGGTTATGCGGTGCCGGCGTTCCTGTTCGCGGTGCTGCTGCTCGTCGTATTTGCCGGCGGCAGCTACCTGGACTGGTTCCCGCTGCGCGGCCTCGTGTCGGACAATTGGGAGCAGTTGTCGTGGCCGGAGAAGATCTTGGACTACTTCTGGCACCTGGCGCTGCCAATCACCGCCATGGTCATCGGCGGCTTCGCGACGCTCACCATGCTCACCAAGAACTCGTTCCTCGACCAGATCGGTCAGCAGTACGTGATGACGGCCCGCGCCAAGGGGCTTCGCGAGCGCCGGGTGCTCTACGGCCACGTGTTCCGCAACGCCATGCTGATCGTCATCGCCGGCTTCCCTGGCGCCTTCGTCAGCATCCTGTTCACCAGCACGGTGTTCATCGAAGTGATCTTCTCGCTGGACGGCCTCGGCTTGCTCGGCTTCGAGGCGGTGCTGCGCCGCGACTACCCGCTGATGTTCGGCACCCTCTATTTCTTCTCGCTCCTCGGCCTTGTCCTCAACCTGGTCGGCGACATCATGTACACCGTCATCGATCCCCGCATCGATTTCGAAGCCCGGAGCGCCTGAGATGGCCCGGCGCCGCAAGACGTCTCGACTGCCGGCGCGGAACCGCGTTCTCGGCATCCCCGTCACGCCGCTCAACCGTCGGCGCATTGACTCCTTCCGCGCCAACGCGCGGGGCTACTGGTCGCTCTGGATCTTCCTTGTCCTGTTCGTCATCAGCCTGTTCGCCGAGTTCATCGCCAACGACAAACCATTCGTGGTCTGGTACGACGACGACCTCTACCTGCCGATCTTTACGGCCTATCCTGAATCCACCTTCGGCGGCCCGTTCGCGACCGAGACCGACTATTCCGATCCGGCCGTGCGTGCATTGATCGACGACCGTGGCTGGATGCTGATGCCGCTGATCCCCTACAGCTACCAGACGGTGGCCTGGGACCTCGCGAGCCCGGCGCCATCGCCGCCGGACGGCCAGCACTGGCTCGGCACCGACGATCAGGCCCGCGACGTGCTCGCCCGCGTCATCTACGGCTTTCGCATCTCGGTGCTGTTCGGCTTCGCGCTGACCATCGTATCGGCGATCGTCGGGGTTGCCGCCGGCGCCGCGCAGGGGTACTTCGGCGGCTGGGTCGACCTCCTGTTTCAGCGGTTTATGGAGGTGTGGGCGTCGGTGCCATTGTTGTACGTCATCATTATTCTCGTCAGCATCGTCGAGCCGACCTTCTGGCTGCTGCTCGGAATTCTGCTCCTGTTCCAGTGGATGGGCTTCGTCGGCGTGGTGCGGGCCGAATTCCTCCGCGCCCGCAACTTTGATTACGTGCGCGCCGCCCGCGCATTGGGCGCCTCCAACCTCACCATTATTCTTCGCCACGTGCTGCCCAACGCGGTCGTCGCCACCATGACCTTCCTGCCGTTCATCCTGGCCGGTTCGGTCACCATCCTCACCGGCCTTGATTTCCTCAACTTCGGCCTGCCGCCGGGCTCCCCGTCGCTGGGCGAACTTCTCGCCCAGGCCAAGGCCAACCTGCAGGCGCCGTGGCTCGGGCTGACGGGCTTCTTCGTCATCGCCCTCATGCTGTCGCTGTTGGTGTTCGTCGGCGAGGCGGTGCGCGACGCCTTCGACCCCCGCAAGACCTTCGCCGACATCGGGCCGGCGGTGCCGGCGGCGGAGGAGGGGCCGCGCGTCTCCCCCGGCGCCCGCACCGCCATTACCCGGGGAGACGCTTGATGGACGCCACCACCGGGCCGCTGCTCGACATCCGCGGCTTGTCGACCTCGTTCGGGCGCGGCGCCCGCGAGGTTGCCGCGGTCCGCAACGTGTCGTTCACCGTCAACCACGCCGAGACCGTCGCGCTGGTCGGCGAGAGCGGCTCCGGAAAGTCGGTGACGGCACTCAGCATCATGCGCCTGTTGCCGTACCCGTACGCCTGGCATCCGGGCGGCGTCGTCCGGTTCCACGGCGAGAACCTGCGCACCACTTCGATCGACCGCATGCGCCAGATCCGCGGCGACCGCATCACCATGATCTTCCAGGAGCCGCTGACCTCGCTCAACCCGCTCCATTCGATCGAGAAGCAGATCGCGGAGGTGCTGCTGGTCCACCGGCACATCAGCCGCCGCCAAGCCCATGACCGGGTCATCGAACTCCTGCACATGGTCGGCCTCCCGGAGGCGGAAGCGCGGCTCGACGACCTGCCGCACACCTTCTCCGGCGGCCAGCAACAGCGCGTCATGATCGCCATGGCTTTGGCCAACGAGCCAGACCTGCTCATCGCCGACGAGCCGACCACCGCCCTCGACGTCACCATCCAGGCGCAGATCCTCAAGCTGCTGCGCGAGTTGCAGGAGCGCCTCCACATGGCGCTGCTGCTGATCACCCACGACCTCGGCATCGTCCGCGGCGTTGCCGAGCGGGTCTGCGTGATGACCGACGGCGCGATCGTCGAGCAGGGGCGGGTCGGCGATGTCTTCGCCCGGCCGAACCACCCCTACACCCGCCGCCTGCTCGCCGCCGAGCCGAAGGACACGCCGCCGCCGGCGCCGGCGGACGCCCGGCCGTTGATGCAGGCGGAGGATGCTAAGGTGTGGTTTCCGATCAAGCGAGGCCTGCTGCGGCGCACCGTCGGCCATGTCAAGGCGGTTGACGGGATCACCCTGACCGTCCGCCAGGGTCACACCCTCGGCGTTGTCGGCGAGAGCGGCTCCGGCAAGAGCACCCTGGCGCGCGCGTTGATCCGCCTGCAGAAGAGTGACGGCTCCATCGCCTTCGAAGGCCGGGAGCTTCAGGGGCTGTCGTGGTCCGAATTGCGCCCGCTACGCCGGCGCATGCAGATCGTGTTCCAGGACCCTT
Coding sequences within it:
- a CDS encoding ABC transporter permease, translating into MARRRKTSRLPARNRVLGIPVTPLNRRRIDSFRANARGYWSLWIFLVLFVISLFAEFIANDKPFVVWYDDDLYLPIFTAYPESTFGGPFATETDYSDPAVRALIDDRGWMLMPLIPYSYQTVAWDLASPAPSPPDGQHWLGTDDQARDVLARVIYGFRISVLFGFALTIVSAIVGVAAGAAQGYFGGWVDLLFQRFMEVWASVPLLYVIIILVSIVEPTFWLLLGILLLFQWMGFVGVVRAEFLRARNFDYVRAARALGASNLTIILRHVLPNAVVATMTFLPFILAGSVTILTGLDFLNFGLPPGSPSLGELLAQAKANLQAPWLGLTGFFVIALMLSLLVFVGEAVRDAFDPRKTFADIGPAVPAAEEGPRVSPGARTAITRGDA
- a CDS encoding ABC transporter ATP-binding protein → MDATTGPLLDIRGLSTSFGRGAREVAAVRNVSFTVNHAETVALVGESGSGKSVTALSIMRLLPYPYAWHPGGVVRFHGENLRTTSIDRMRQIRGDRITMIFQEPLTSLNPLHSIEKQIAEVLLVHRHISRRQAHDRVIELLHMVGLPEAEARLDDLPHTFSGGQQQRVMIAMALANEPDLLIADEPTTALDVTIQAQILKLLRELQERLHMALLLITHDLGIVRGVAERVCVMTDGAIVEQGRVGDVFARPNHPYTRRLLAAEPKDTPPPAPADARPLMQAEDAKVWFPIKRGLLRRTVGHVKAVDGITLTVRQGHTLGVVGESGSGKSTLARALIRLQKSDGSIAFEGRELQGLSWSELRPLRRRMQIVFQDPYGSLSPRMSVGQIVGEGLKIHKLGGTAAERRALIAEALTEVGLDPEVQDRYPHEFSGGQRQRVAIARALVLKPDFIVLDEPTSALDMSVQAQIVDLLRRLQKQHNIAYLFISHDLKVVRALAHDVLVMRAGKVVEQGPAAQVFANPATPYTRALMAAAFALKADDTGAVAM
- a CDS encoding ABC transporter substrate-binding protein; the protein is MTALALGAVFLLTGAPAPVRAEADTVHVSHAIAMHGEPKYDATFEHFDYVNPDAPKGGSMRLGVQGTFDSFNPFIIRGNPFSAIGVETLTVSSADEPFTRYGLIAERIAWPEDRSWVTFTLRPEARWHDGTPITVEDVIFSFETLKAEGAPFYRFYYASIVAAENVGDRAVKFTFAEAGNRELPLIAGEIPILSKAYWQDRDFTSTTLEPPLASGPYKITQFEAGRFVVTERVADYWGKDLAVNQGINNFDQLRYEYFRDDTVIRQALKAGVLDYREENQAKAWALDYDVPAVREGLLKKELIPHMNPTGMQAFAYNTRRPPFQDPKVREALAYAFDFEWTNRALFFGQYTRTESYFSNSELASTGLPTEAELAILEPFRGSLPERVFTQAYRPPQTDGSGWPRDNLKTAFALLEEAGWEVRDMKLVNVETGQPMRFEILLVSPAFERVVLPFVRNLGRLGIEVSVRLVDQSQYINRIRDFDFDMIIAVWGQSESPGNEQRDFWGSKAADLPGSRNYTGVSTPVVDELIEMIIQAPDRESLVTRTRALDRVLLWGFYVIPNWHIRFDRILYWDKFDRPEVTPPRGTSISYWWYDPDEVARLNQRIFEQETQRLERDDPKRMGMIGAWAAGLSAVGLLAFYFVLKRRRSR
- a CDS encoding microcin C ABC transporter permease YejB, yielding MAAYIIRRLLLIVPTLVAIMLINFLIIQTAPGGPIEQIIADLTGEGSPAIERVTRAGGGETLGSGGGGQGAGATNTGFTSKYRGAQGLDPAFIRQLEQQFGFDKPLHERFLAMMGNYLVFDFGESYFRNASVVDLVLDKMPVSVSLGLWTTLLTYLISIPLGIAKATRDGSRFDIWTSAVVIVGYAVPAFLFAVLLLVVFAGGSYLDWFPLRGLVSDNWEQLSWPEKILDYFWHLALPITAMVIGGFATLTMLTKNSFLDQIGQQYVMTARAKGLRERRVLYGHVFRNAMLIVIAGFPGAFVSILFTSTVFIEVIFSLDGLGLLGFEAVLRRDYPLMFGTLYFFSLLGLVLNLVGDIMYTVIDPRIDFEARSA